From Haloarcula hispanica ATCC 33960, the proteins below share one genomic window:
- a CDS encoding DUF1328 family protein, protein MKHLLTAVPLQPGGGFLELALLFLVLAVVAGLAGLGGVAGLSMRIAKILVVVFLVLMVVSFLL, encoded by the coding sequence ATGAAGCACCTACTAACTGCGGTCCCGCTTCAGCCCGGTGGCGGGTTCCTCGAACTGGCGCTGCTGTTTCTCGTCCTCGCCGTCGTTGCTGGGCTGGCCGGCCTGGGGGGCGTGGCGGGGCTCAGCATGCGAATAGCGAAGATACTCGTCGTCGTGTTCCTCGTCCTGATGGTCGTTAGCTTCCTCCTGTGA
- a CDS encoding MazG-like family protein produces the protein MKRQQQVADVLGYNDFDTPPAHRLLDVVAELGDIAAEVNETTGYGTDSTALSIREEELGDALFALLALCEQLDVDADAALSTALAKYEGQSGSDGTPASGD, from the coding sequence ATGAAAAGACAACAACAAGTCGCCGACGTACTCGGATACAATGACTTCGACACACCGCCCGCCCACCGGCTGCTCGACGTGGTGGCTGAACTCGGTGACATCGCGGCCGAAGTCAACGAAACGACCGGCTACGGTACCGACTCGACGGCGCTGTCGATACGGGAGGAGGAACTCGGCGACGCCCTGTTCGCGCTGCTCGCGCTGTGTGAACAACTCGATGTCGATGCCGACGCCGCGCTCTCGACGGCGCTTGCGAAGTACGAGGGTCAGTCCGGCTCAGACGGGACGCCGGCGAGCGGCGACTGA
- a CDS encoding DUF106 domain-containing protein, whose product MARTAPKVERLAEDGEAMTDALSTVLAAAEENGTVTWSDVSDDLTSGEWGRLIESGLLIDADGEGFVIDDPEGVREALEESDAEPSDDDDDSGWSKWDKLAGLGTLGLFAGYSMTSVRDVIAGGVIDIVLGPLNDMLPFYVVILVLAIITGTTSTILQDNLMDMSGMGDHQEKMEDLKERRKAAKERDDQEALDRLEEEQMELMTDQMGMFKQQFRPMVWIMLVNIPLFLWLYWIVFGAGVDASPVITLPIFGEVEAWSNSVAGPVQAWIVWYFLCSLSFTQIIRKALNVETTPTG is encoded by the coding sequence ATGGCACGTACCGCGCCGAAGGTAGAACGACTCGCCGAAGACGGCGAGGCAATGACTGATGCGCTCTCGACGGTACTCGCTGCGGCCGAAGAGAACGGGACCGTTACCTGGAGCGACGTGAGCGACGACCTCACGAGCGGCGAGTGGGGCCGGCTCATCGAATCCGGCCTGCTCATCGACGCCGACGGCGAGGGGTTCGTCATCGACGATCCCGAGGGCGTCCGCGAGGCGCTTGAAGAGTCCGACGCCGAGCCCAGCGACGATGACGACGACAGCGGCTGGTCGAAGTGGGACAAGCTCGCCGGCCTCGGGACGCTCGGCCTGTTTGCAGGCTACTCGATGACCTCGGTCCGTGACGTTATCGCAGGCGGGGTCATCGACATTGTCCTCGGGCCGCTCAACGATATGCTTCCCTTTTATGTCGTCATCCTGGTGCTTGCGATCATCACCGGCACCACCTCGACGATTCTCCAGGACAACCTCATGGATATGTCGGGGATGGGCGACCATCAGGAGAAGATGGAGGACCTGAAAGAGCGCCGCAAAGCCGCGAAGGAACGCGACGACCAAGAGGCGCTTGACCGTCTGGAAGAGGAGCAGATGGAGCTGATGACCGACCAGATGGGGATGTTCAAACAGCAGTTCCGCCCGATGGTGTGGATCATGCTGGTCAACATTCCGCTGTTCCTCTGGCTCTACTGGATCGTCTTCGGAGCCGGCGTCGACGCGAGCCCGGTGATTACGCTCCCCATCTTCGGCGAGGTCGAAGCGTGGAGCAACAGCGTCGCCGGCCCAGTCCAGGCGTGGATTGTCTGGTACTTCCTGTGCTCGCTGTCGTTCACCCAGATCATCCGGAAGGCGCTCAACGTCGAGACGACGCCGACCGGGTAG
- a CDS encoding RNA-guided pseudouridylation complex pseudouridine synthase subunit Cbf5, giving the protein MTLRAPPGERDLDSLRSFGVVNLDKPPGPSAHQVAAWIRNATDQDRVAHGGTLDPKVTGCLPVLLGDAARMAQVFDDAVKEYVTVLELHDQAPADIADIVAEFETEVYQKPPRKSAVKRQLRARRIHSLDILEQGERRLLLRVRCASGTYIRKLCHDIGLAAGTGAHMGDLRRTATGTFDDASLSTMHDLVDALAFADEGDEGKLREIVQPAERALVHLPRVTIAPSAAREVEDGAPVYAPGVIETGPAEAGDATPETGSQVVCVTPDGAAVCLGTLVGDPDADSGLVVELDRVLV; this is encoded by the coding sequence ATGACACTCCGTGCCCCGCCCGGCGAACGGGACCTCGATTCGCTTCGCTCGTTCGGCGTCGTCAACCTCGACAAGCCACCGGGACCCTCGGCCCACCAGGTGGCGGCCTGGATCCGCAACGCCACCGACCAGGACCGGGTCGCCCACGGCGGGACCCTCGATCCGAAGGTGACCGGCTGTCTCCCCGTGTTGCTCGGCGACGCCGCCCGGATGGCGCAGGTGTTCGACGACGCCGTCAAGGAGTACGTGACGGTGCTCGAACTCCACGACCAGGCCCCCGCCGACATCGCGGATATCGTCGCCGAGTTCGAGACCGAGGTCTACCAGAAGCCGCCCCGGAAGAGCGCGGTCAAGCGCCAACTGCGCGCGCGGCGGATTCACTCGCTGGACATCCTCGAACAGGGCGAGCGTCGGCTGCTCCTGCGCGTCCGGTGCGCTTCGGGCACGTACATCCGGAAACTGTGTCACGATATCGGGCTGGCGGCGGGGACCGGCGCACACATGGGCGATCTCCGCCGGACGGCGACCGGTACCTTCGACGACGCGTCGCTGTCGACGATGCACGACCTCGTCGACGCGCTAGCGTTTGCCGACGAGGGTGACGAGGGGAAACTCCGCGAGATTGTCCAGCCGGCGGAGCGCGCGCTGGTCCACCTGCCGCGGGTCACGATTGCACCGAGTGCTGCTCGGGAAGTCGAAGACGGTGCGCCGGTGTATGCGCCGGGTGTCATCGAAACTGGGCCGGCCGAAGCCGGCGACGCGACGCCCGAGACGGGTTCGCAGGTTGTCTGTGTCACGCCCGACGGCGCTGCGGTCTGTCTGGGAACGCTCGTCGGCGACCCGGACGCCGACAGCGGCCTCGTTGTCGAACTCGACCGCGTGCTGGTGTAG
- the dnaJ gene encoding molecular chaperone DnaJ: protein MSQDFYEILGVSRDASEDEIKEAYREKAREYHPDVSDDPDAEEKFKKAKKAKEVLTDEEKRQMYDQMGHERFEQAEKRGGAGGGGGRGGMGGDPFGGGAGGFDMQDIFDQFFGGGGRGGRGGSRRRQGQDLQTRLEIDLEEAYNGATKQLNVTRPEACDDCDGAGHPPGADSETCPECNGQGQTTQVQQTPMGRVQQRTTCRRCDGEGTLYDETCSTCRGNGVVQNDASLEVEIPAGIANGQTLRMEREGAPGEHGGPNGDLLIEVSVRDHPDFERDGDDLQHQQAISFPQAVFGDTITVPTLDGEVEVDVPSGTQSGEVFRLEGKGMPRLRRRGKGDLYVQVQVVTPDSLNAEQKEALEQFAEAGGEEVDVEEGFFEKLKNSL from the coding sequence ATGAGTCAGGATTTCTACGAGATACTCGGTGTCTCTCGGGACGCCTCCGAAGACGAGATCAAGGAGGCCTATCGAGAGAAAGCCCGGGAATACCACCCGGACGTGAGCGACGACCCCGACGCCGAGGAGAAGTTCAAGAAAGCCAAGAAAGCCAAGGAGGTCCTTACCGACGAGGAGAAGCGCCAGATGTACGACCAGATGGGCCACGAGCGCTTCGAGCAGGCCGAGAAGCGCGGCGGCGCTGGCGGTGGCGGCGGCCGCGGCGGCATGGGCGGGGACCCGTTCGGCGGCGGCGCTGGCGGCTTCGATATGCAGGATATCTTCGACCAGTTCTTCGGTGGCGGTGGCCGCGGTGGGCGCGGTGGCAGCCGACGGCGGCAGGGCCAGGACCTCCAGACGCGACTGGAAATCGACCTCGAAGAGGCGTACAACGGCGCGACAAAGCAGCTGAACGTCACCCGGCCGGAAGCCTGCGACGACTGTGACGGGGCCGGGCATCCGCCGGGGGCCGACTCGGAGACCTGCCCGGAGTGTAACGGGCAGGGCCAGACGACGCAGGTCCAGCAGACGCCGATGGGCCGGGTTCAGCAGCGGACGACTTGCCGCCGGTGTGACGGCGAGGGAACGCTGTACGACGAGACGTGTTCGACCTGTCGGGGCAACGGCGTCGTCCAGAACGACGCGAGCCTCGAAGTCGAGATCCCGGCCGGCATCGCCAACGGGCAGACGCTCCGGATGGAGCGCGAGGGCGCGCCCGGGGAGCACGGCGGCCCGAACGGCGACCTGCTCATCGAGGTGAGCGTCCGCGACCATCCGGACTTCGAGCGCGACGGCGACGACCTGCAACACCAGCAGGCCATCTCGTTCCCGCAGGCCGTCTTCGGCGACACCATCACTGTCCCGACGCTGGACGGCGAAGTCGAAGTCGACGTGCCCAGCGGGACCCAGAGCGGCGAGGTGTTCCGACTGGAGGGCAAAGGAATGCCGCGACTCCGCCGACGCGGCAAGGGTGACCTCTACGTACAGGTGCAGGTCGTCACGCCCGACAGCCTCAACGCCGAACAGAAGGAGGCCCTCGAACAGTTCGCGGAGGCCGGTGGCGAGGAGGTCGACGTCGAGGAAGGCTTCTTCGAGAAACTGAAGAACTCGCTGTAG
- a CDS encoding TrmB family transcriptional regulator → MSSGTAKGLSEVTEVPRTRVYDAVRILEAKGLVEVQHSSPQQFRAVPLSEATETLRDQYEERVERLQSALREMGSIESDDDEAELQEVWSLSGSDAIENRAAAIIEEATDEVVLVIGSDAVLTEPLIEQLNSIDSDIDLIVGSGSASIRDRVEREIPRATAFLSELDWLRGEITPQEDAAVGRLLLVDRSAMLVSSIDPQTGNEQAIFATGLRNGLIVIARRLLSQGVVEMTPLEQD, encoded by the coding sequence ATGTCCAGCGGTACAGCGAAGGGATTGAGCGAGGTAACGGAGGTTCCGAGAACGCGCGTCTACGACGCCGTTCGGATTCTCGAAGCGAAGGGGCTGGTCGAGGTCCAGCATTCGAGCCCCCAGCAGTTCCGGGCTGTCCCGCTCTCCGAGGCCACCGAAACGCTCCGCGATCAGTACGAAGAGCGCGTCGAACGCCTCCAGTCCGCGCTGCGCGAGATGGGAAGCATCGAGTCCGACGACGACGAGGCCGAGCTACAGGAGGTCTGGTCGCTCTCCGGGTCCGACGCTATCGAGAACCGTGCCGCGGCAATCATCGAGGAGGCCACTGACGAAGTGGTCCTCGTCATCGGTTCCGACGCGGTCCTCACCGAGCCACTGATCGAGCAACTCAATTCCATCGACTCGGATATCGATCTTATCGTCGGTAGCGGGTCCGCATCGATACGGGACCGCGTGGAACGGGAGATCCCACGCGCCACCGCGTTCCTGTCGGAACTGGACTGGCTCCGCGGCGAGATAACCCCGCAGGAGGATGCTGCTGTCGGGCGGCTCCTGCTCGTCGACCGGTCAGCGATGCTCGTCAGCTCAATCGACCCGCAGACCGGCAACGAACAAGCCATCTTCGCGACCGGACTCAGAAACGGACTCATCGTCATCGCGCGCCGCCTCCTCTCGCAGGGCGTCGTGGAAATGACGCCACTCGAACAGGATTAG
- a CDS encoding nucleotide exchange factor GrpE has protein sequence MTEQDAADDTAATEESTASEAQADGNVDADFEDAPEDVTADEVDLGEFDVDDDLVDRVAESDPEDVARELSALRTRVDSLESQVEQQDDDIEELEEKLKRKQAEFQNYKKRMDKRREQEQKRATEDLVTRLLDVRDNLERALGQDEDTDIRGGVESTLRQLDDVLDAENVEVIDPEPGGDVDPTQHQVLARVDSDQPDGAIADVHRPGYEMADKVLREAQVTVSESEE, from the coding sequence ATGACCGAGCAGGACGCAGCCGACGACACGGCCGCGACGGAGGAGTCGACCGCGAGCGAGGCGCAAGCGGACGGCAACGTCGACGCGGATTTCGAAGACGCCCCCGAGGACGTCACCGCGGACGAGGTTGACCTGGGCGAGTTCGACGTCGACGACGATCTGGTCGACCGGGTCGCCGAATCGGACCCCGAAGACGTCGCTCGGGAACTCTCCGCACTGCGGACACGCGTAGACAGTCTCGAATCGCAGGTCGAACAGCAGGACGACGACATCGAGGAGCTAGAGGAGAAGCTCAAGCGCAAGCAAGCGGAGTTCCAGAACTACAAAAAGCGGATGGACAAGCGCCGCGAACAGGAACAGAAGCGCGCCACCGAAGACCTCGTGACGCGGCTGCTCGACGTTCGGGACAATCTGGAGCGCGCGCTCGGACAGGACGAGGACACCGATATCAGAGGCGGGGTCGAGTCCACGCTCCGGCAGCTTGACGACGTGCTCGACGCCGAGAACGTCGAGGTCATCGACCCCGAGCCCGGCGGAGACGTCGACCCGACACAGCATCAGGTGCTCGCCCGCGTCGACAGCGACCAGCCGGACGGAGCCATCGCCGATGTCCACCGGCCGGGCTACGAGATGGCCGACAAAGTGCTACGCGAGGCACAGGTCACCGTCAGCGAGAGCGAGGAGTAG
- the cmk gene encoding (d)CMP kinase — protein sequence MLITVSGPAGSGKSTLAKSLADALSYEHVSGGDIFRSLAEERGMTPLELNKAAEEDDQIDRDLDRRLRDIAAERDDLVLESRLAGWMAGEYADMKLWLTAPLDVRADRIATRENKPFEQAKTETRERGDSEAQRYSDYYDIDFDDLSIYDLSVNTARWDPQGVLSVTLHAVESYSPDGDEGKAPVENVRYEF from the coding sequence ATGTTGATTACCGTCTCCGGCCCGGCCGGCAGCGGCAAGAGCACGCTTGCCAAGAGCCTGGCCGACGCCCTGAGCTACGAGCACGTCAGCGGCGGCGATATCTTCCGCTCGCTGGCCGAAGAGCGCGGGATGACGCCGCTCGAACTGAACAAAGCCGCCGAGGAGGACGATCAGATCGACCGCGATCTGGACCGCCGGCTCCGGGATATCGCCGCCGAGCGCGACGACCTCGTACTGGAGTCCCGTCTCGCCGGCTGGATGGCGGGCGAGTACGCCGACATGAAACTGTGGCTGACCGCGCCGCTCGATGTGCGCGCCGACCGCATCGCGACACGGGAGAACAAGCCCTTCGAACAGGCAAAGACCGAAACCCGGGAGCGTGGCGACAGCGAGGCCCAGCGCTACAGCGACTACTACGACATCGACTTCGACGACCTCTCTATCTACGACCTGTCGGTCAACACCGCTCGCTGGGACCCACAGGGAGTCCTGAGCGTGACCCTCCACGCTGTCGAATCATACAGCCCCGATGGCGACGAGGGGAAGGCACCGGTCGAGAACGTCCGGTACGAGTTCTGA
- the dnaK gene encoding molecular chaperone DnaK → MASNKILGIDLGTTNSAFAVMEGGDPEIIVNGEGERTTPSVVAFDDGERLVGKPAKNQAVKNPDETIQSIKRHMGEDDYSVELDGEEYTPEQVSAMILQKIKHDAEEYLGDEIEKAVITVPAYFNDRQRQATKDAGEIAGFEVERIVNEPTAAAMAYGLDDESDQTVLVYDLGGGTFDVSILDLGGGVYEVVATNGDNDLGGDDWDHAIIDYLADEFEAEHGIDLRDDRQALQRLTEAAEEAKIELSSRKETRINLPFIATTDDGPLDLEQKVTRAKFESLTEDLIERTVGPTEQALADADYTKSDIDEVILVGGSTRMPQVQDQVEEMTGQEPKKNVNPDEAVALGAAIQAGVLSGDVDDIVLLDVTPLSLGVEVKGGLFERLIDKNTTIPTEESKIFTTAQDNQTQVQIRVFQGEREIAEENELLGAFALSGIPPAPAGTPQIEVSFNIDENGIVNVEAEDKGSGNKEDITIEGGAGLSDEQIEEMQQEAEQHAEEDEQRRERIEARNEAEASVRRAETLLDENEEEIDEDLQSDIEAKIEDVEEVLEDEDATKEDYEEVTETLSEELQEIGKQMYQDQAQQAAGGAAGAGPGGAAGAGGAAGPGGAAGGAAEQGEEYVDADFEDVDDEDED, encoded by the coding sequence ATGGCGAGCAACAAGATTCTGGGTATCGACCTTGGGACCACGAACAGCGCGTTCGCGGTCATGGAAGGTGGCGACCCCGAAATCATTGTCAACGGCGAAGGCGAGCGGACGACACCCTCTGTCGTCGCGTTCGACGACGGCGAGCGACTCGTCGGGAAACCGGCGAAGAACCAGGCGGTAAAGAACCCCGACGAGACCATCCAGTCGATCAAGCGCCACATGGGCGAGGACGACTACTCGGTCGAACTGGACGGGGAGGAGTACACGCCGGAGCAGGTCTCGGCGATGATCTTGCAGAAGATCAAACACGACGCCGAGGAGTACCTCGGCGACGAGATCGAGAAGGCCGTCATTACCGTCCCGGCGTACTTCAACGACCGACAGCGCCAGGCGACCAAGGACGCCGGGGAGATCGCCGGCTTCGAGGTCGAGCGCATCGTCAACGAGCCGACCGCGGCCGCGATGGCCTACGGCCTCGACGACGAGTCCGACCAGACCGTCCTCGTGTACGACCTCGGGGGCGGCACCTTCGACGTCTCCATCCTCGATCTCGGTGGGGGCGTCTACGAGGTTGTCGCCACGAACGGGGACAACGACCTCGGTGGCGACGACTGGGACCACGCCATCATCGACTACCTCGCAGACGAGTTCGAGGCTGAACACGGCATCGACCTGCGCGACGACCGGCAGGCCCTCCAGCGGCTGACCGAAGCCGCCGAGGAAGCCAAGATAGAACTCTCCTCGCGCAAGGAAACTCGCATCAACCTCCCGTTCATCGCGACCACGGACGACGGGCCGCTGGACCTCGAACAGAAGGTCACGCGCGCGAAGTTCGAGTCCCTTACCGAGGACCTCATCGAGCGCACCGTCGGGCCGACGGAGCAGGCGCTTGCTGACGCGGACTACACAAAGAGCGACATCGACGAGGTCATCCTCGTCGGCGGTTCGACGCGGATGCCCCAGGTGCAAGACCAGGTCGAAGAGATGACTGGGCAGGAGCCGAAGAAGAACGTCAACCCCGACGAGGCCGTCGCGCTGGGCGCGGCCATTCAGGCCGGCGTCCTCTCGGGCGACGTGGACGACATCGTCCTGCTCGACGTGACGCCGCTATCGCTGGGTGTCGAGGTCAAGGGTGGTCTGTTCGAGCGGCTCATCGACAAGAACACGACCATCCCGACCGAGGAATCGAAGATCTTCACGACCGCCCAAGACAACCAGACGCAGGTCCAGATCCGCGTCTTCCAGGGCGAGCGTGAGATCGCCGAGGAGAACGAACTGCTCGGCGCGTTCGCGCTCTCCGGCATCCCGCCAGCCCCCGCGGGCACGCCCCAGATCGAGGTGTCGTTCAACATCGACGAGAACGGTATCGTCAACGTCGAAGCCGAAGACAAGGGCTCGGGCAACAAGGAGGACATCACCATCGAGGGCGGTGCCGGACTCTCCGACGAACAGATCGAGGAGATGCAACAGGAGGCCGAACAGCACGCCGAAGAAGACGAGCAGCGCCGCGAGCGCATCGAGGCCCGCAACGAGGCCGAGGCCTCGGTCCGCCGTGCCGAGACGCTCCTCGACGAGAACGAGGAGGAGATCGACGAGGACCTCCAGTCCGACATCGAGGCGAAAATCGAGGACGTCGAGGAAGTCCTCGAAGACGAGGACGCCACGAAGGAAGACTACGAGGAGGTCACCGAAACCCTGAGCGAGGAACTGCAGGAGATCGGCAAGCAGATGTACCAGGACCAGGCCCAGCAGGCCGCCGGCGGTGCCGCGGGCGCTGGTCCGGGCGGCGCAGCCGGGGCCGGCGGAGCCGCTGGGCCAGGTGGCGCAGCAGGCGGCGCTGCAGAGCAGGGCGAGGAGTACGTCGACGCCGACTTCGAAGACGTCGACGACGAGGACGAGGACTAA
- a CDS encoding DUF7344 domain-containing protein: protein MSNQKQIQAQRLSTHLDAVRHEDRRQILLAIRDTERWRPSISEFDGGRTPVGEPAIPADLYHRHLPKLAEIGLIEWDQETHWVTRGPEYEQVRPLLAFLFENYDE from the coding sequence GTGAGCAACCAGAAACAGATACAAGCGCAGCGGCTGAGCACCCACCTCGACGCGGTGCGACACGAAGACCGTCGGCAGATACTCTTAGCGATACGTGACACGGAGCGGTGGCGGCCGTCCATCTCGGAGTTCGACGGCGGTCGGACACCAGTGGGCGAGCCGGCAATCCCGGCGGACCTCTATCACCGGCATCTCCCGAAGTTAGCGGAGATAGGGCTCATCGAATGGGACCAGGAGACCCACTGGGTAACACGCGGCCCGGAGTACGAGCAGGTCCGGCCGCTCCTTGCGTTCCTCTTCGAGAACTACGACGAGTGA
- a CDS encoding HalOD1 output domain-containing protein, whose amino-acid sequence MSGSDRRPDRTSDDPDTLHAEFDWDVVSPSVAVMQTVAIAADREAIELSPLIETLDPDALDELFVHASGPDRAVSLSFQLDDYAVTVTGAGDVYVRTGPVRS is encoded by the coding sequence ATGAGTGGGTCCGACAGGCGGCCCGACCGGACATCTGACGACCCGGACACCCTCCACGCGGAGTTCGACTGGGACGTTGTCTCACCGTCAGTCGCGGTGATGCAAACGGTCGCGATCGCGGCTGACCGAGAGGCCATAGAGCTATCGCCCCTCATCGAAACGCTCGATCCGGACGCGCTTGACGAGCTATTTGTCCATGCATCAGGTCCGGACAGAGCCGTCTCGCTCTCGTTTCAGCTGGACGACTACGCAGTGACCGTGACCGGAGCCGGGGACGTGTATGTCCGCACCGGGCCCGTCCGTTCGTGA